From Haloarcula sp. CBA1127, a single genomic window includes:
- a CDS encoding carboxypeptidase M32, producing the protein MATASEDSESTYEQFLDHVRRLHYVGDAGGVLNWDQQVMMPDAGTPARAKQTSAISTLHHELLTDDDLADWLDELDDADLDPEQAAVVREVRRDHERATKVPADLVERISEASSNALPVWKEAKAEDDFDAFADTLEELVELRREYAAAIDPDRDPYEVLFEEYEPYLGIDTAEDVLTDLRDALVPLIDDIADSDVTLADPFEGTYDDDTQHALVETALDTLGYDWDRGRLDTAPHPFSMGTQFDARVTTRFTPEDPLDALGSTIHEFGHATYTLGLPQEDYGTPLGDNRDLSVHESQSRFWENHVGRSRPFWDFFTETANDHLGTDATAQQFYEAFNEVYDDNLIRVEADELTYHMHIIVRFEIERDLIRGDLDVADVPQVWNDKMEEYLGVRPDTDAEGCLQDIHWTNGSFGYFPTYTLGSVLAAQLDHHARQDIDGFDDHIRAGEFDPIHDWLTENVHQHGARYRTDDLVEEATGESFTAEHFLDYAEEKYRTLYDC; encoded by the coding sequence ATGGCAACAGCGAGCGAGGACAGCGAGTCCACGTATGAGCAGTTTCTGGATCACGTCCGCCGCCTCCATTACGTCGGGGACGCCGGCGGCGTCCTCAACTGGGACCAGCAGGTGATGATGCCCGACGCCGGCACGCCGGCCCGGGCGAAGCAGACCTCCGCCATCTCCACGCTCCATCACGAACTGCTGACTGACGACGACCTGGCCGACTGGCTGGACGAACTCGACGACGCCGACCTCGACCCCGAGCAGGCGGCTGTCGTCCGGGAGGTCCGGCGAGACCACGAGCGAGCCACCAAGGTTCCCGCCGATCTGGTCGAACGCATTTCCGAGGCGTCCTCGAACGCCCTGCCGGTCTGGAAGGAGGCCAAGGCCGAGGACGACTTCGACGCCTTCGCTGACACGCTCGAAGAACTGGTCGAACTCCGCCGGGAGTACGCCGCCGCCATCGACCCCGACCGCGACCCCTACGAGGTGCTGTTCGAGGAATACGAACCGTACCTCGGCATCGACACCGCCGAGGACGTGCTGACGGATCTTCGGGACGCACTCGTCCCGCTTATCGACGACATCGCCGACAGTGACGTGACGCTTGCGGACCCGTTCGAGGGAACCTACGACGACGACACCCAGCACGCTCTTGTCGAGACGGCGCTGGACACGCTAGGGTACGACTGGGACCGCGGCCGCCTCGACACCGCGCCCCACCCGTTCTCGATGGGGACGCAGTTCGACGCCCGCGTCACTACCCGCTTCACCCCCGAGGACCCGCTGGACGCGCTGGGCTCAACCATCCACGAGTTCGGCCACGCCACTTACACGCTCGGTCTGCCACAGGAGGACTATGGCACGCCGCTGGGCGACAACCGCGACCTCTCCGTTCACGAGTCACAGTCCCGCTTCTGGGAGAACCACGTCGGTCGCTCGCGTCCATTCTGGGATTTCTTCACCGAGACGGCCAACGACCATCTCGGGACCGACGCCACCGCCCAGCAGTTCTACGAAGCGTTCAACGAGGTGTACGACGACAATCTCATTCGGGTCGAAGCGGACGAACTGACCTACCATATGCACATCATCGTCCGCTTCGAAATCGAGCGCGACCTCATCCGCGGGGACCTCGACGTGGCGGACGTGCCGCAGGTCTGGAACGACAAGATGGAGGAGTATCTCGGCGTCCGTCCTGACACCGACGCTGAGGGCTGCCTGCAGGACATCCACTGGACCAACGGGTCCTTCGGCTACTTCCCGACCTACACGCTCGGGTCGGTGCTGGCCGCGCAACTGGACCACCACGCTCGACAGGACATCGACGGCTTCGACGACCACATCCGTGCCGGCGAGTTCGACCCGATCCACGACTGGCTCACCGAGAACGTCCACCAGCACGGCGCTCGCTACCGGACCGACGACCTCGTCGAAGAAGCGACTGGCGAATCCTTCACCGCTGAGCACTTCCTCGACTACGCCGAGGAGAAGTACCGCACGCTGTACGACTGCTGA